A genomic segment from Streptomyces antibioticus encodes:
- a CDS encoding acyl-CoA dehydrogenase family protein, translating into MTTHIESDEHKALRAAVSAFAKSHTTPGEETDNRALWQEAAKLGYIGVNLPEAYGGGGGGITELSLVLEEMGAAGNPLLMMIVSPAICGTVISRFGTEAQKREWLPALADGSRLMAFGITEPDAGSNSHRITTTARRDGTDWLLTGRKVFVSGVDIADATLIVGRTEDARTGRLKPALFIVPRDAPGFSRRRIEMELKSQEWQFELVLDDVRLPGEALVGDEDAGLLQLFAGLNPERIMTAAFAIGMGRHALAKAIEYARDRTVWKTPIGAHQAIAHPLAQAHIDLELARLMMQKAAHLYDAGDDIGAGEAANMAKYAAGEACVKAVDQAVHTLGGNGLTTEFGLARLITASRVARIAPVSREMILNYISHQTLGLPKSY; encoded by the coding sequence GTGACCACCCACATCGAATCCGACGAGCACAAGGCACTCCGCGCAGCGGTATCCGCCTTCGCCAAGAGCCACACCACCCCCGGCGAGGAAACGGACAACCGCGCCCTGTGGCAGGAGGCGGCCAAGCTCGGCTACATCGGCGTCAACCTGCCGGAGGCATACGGCGGGGGAGGCGGCGGCATCACCGAACTCTCCCTCGTCCTGGAGGAGATGGGCGCCGCCGGGAACCCGCTGCTCATGATGATCGTGTCCCCGGCGATCTGCGGCACGGTCATCTCCCGCTTCGGCACCGAGGCCCAGAAGCGGGAGTGGCTGCCCGCCCTCGCGGACGGCAGCCGTCTGATGGCCTTCGGGATCACCGAACCCGACGCCGGGTCCAACAGCCACCGCATCACCACCACGGCCCGCCGGGACGGCACGGACTGGCTGCTCACCGGCCGCAAGGTCTTCGTCTCCGGCGTGGACATCGCGGACGCCACGTTGATCGTCGGCCGTACCGAGGACGCCCGCACGGGCCGTCTCAAGCCCGCCCTGTTCATCGTCCCGAGGGACGCGCCCGGCTTCTCGCGCCGCCGGATCGAGATGGAACTCAAGAGCCAGGAGTGGCAGTTCGAACTGGTCCTGGACGACGTACGGCTGCCCGGCGAGGCCCTGGTGGGCGACGAGGACGCGGGGCTGCTCCAGCTCTTCGCGGGCCTCAACCCGGAGCGGATCATGACGGCCGCCTTCGCGATCGGCATGGGCCGCCACGCCCTGGCGAAGGCGATCGAGTACGCGCGTGACCGCACCGTCTGGAAGACCCCGATCGGCGCCCACCAGGCCATCGCCCACCCGCTCGCGCAGGCCCACATCGACCTGGAGCTGGCCCGGCTGATGATGCAGAAGGCGGCCCATCTGTACGACGCGGGGGACGACATCGGTGCGGGCGAGGCCGCCAACATGGCCAAGTACGCGGCGGGCGAGGCGTGTGTGAAGGCGGTCGACCAGGCCGTGCACACCCTCGGGGGCAACGGTCTGACGACCGAGTTCGGCCTTGCCCGGCTCATCACGGCCTCACGCGTGGCTCGCATCGCGCCGGTGAGCAGGGAGATGATTCTGAACTACATCTCGCACCAGACCCTGGGCCTGCCCAAGTCGTACTAG
- a CDS encoding acetyl/propionyl/methylcrotonyl-CoA carboxylase subunit alpha, which translates to MITSVLVANRGEIACRVFDTCRASGIRTVAVHSDADENALHTRVADTAVRLPGAAPSDTYLRADLVVKAAVAAGADAVHPGYGFLSENADFARAVLDAGLVWIGPPPEAIEAMASKTRAKELMGLAPLAADAVTDADLPVLVKAAAGGGGRGMRIVRRLEELSAALDAARAEAASAFGDGEVFVEPYVEHGRHVEVQILADTHGTVWALGTRDCSLQRRHQKVIEEAPAPGLTDALTEELHALAVRAARAVDYVGAGTVEFLVADGRAHFLEMNTRLQVEHPVTEAVFGLDLVAEQIRIAEGHALPAEPPPARGHAVEARLYAEDPATGWTPQTGTLHRLAVPAGVRLDTGYGDGDEIGVHYDPMLAKIVAHAPTRAEAVRRLAGALERATLHGPVTNRDLLVRSLRHEEFTSARMNTGFYDRHLPELTTPAPDPVAALAPLAAALAEASTGSRFGGWRNLPSQPQRKRYAVAGEETEVAYAHGRTGPTAEGVQVVHADPALVVLETDGVRHRFEVARYGDQVHVNGVTLTALPRFPDPEAQRAPGSLLAPMPGTVVKIADGLVTGSGVQAGEPIVWLEAMKMQHVISAPATGTLTSLPVTEGQQVQLGTLLAVVQAP; encoded by the coding sequence GTGATCACTTCTGTGCTCGTCGCCAACCGGGGCGAGATCGCCTGCCGGGTCTTCGACACCTGCCGCGCGTCCGGGATCCGCACGGTCGCGGTGCACTCCGACGCCGACGAGAACGCGCTGCACACGCGTGTGGCCGACACGGCGGTACGGCTGCCGGGGGCCGCGCCCTCGGACACGTATCTGCGCGCCGACCTGGTCGTGAAGGCCGCCGTCGCCGCGGGCGCGGACGCGGTGCACCCCGGGTACGGCTTCCTGTCCGAGAACGCGGACTTCGCGCGCGCGGTCCTCGACGCGGGCCTGGTGTGGATCGGGCCGCCGCCCGAGGCCATCGAGGCCATGGCGTCCAAGACGCGCGCGAAGGAACTGATGGGCCTCGCGCCCCTGGCCGCGGACGCGGTGACCGACGCCGATCTGCCGGTGCTGGTCAAGGCCGCCGCCGGTGGCGGGGGGCGCGGAATGCGGATCGTGCGCCGCCTGGAGGAGCTGAGCGCCGCGCTCGACGCCGCGCGCGCCGAGGCCGCGAGCGCCTTCGGCGACGGCGAGGTCTTCGTCGAGCCCTATGTGGAGCACGGCCGCCATGTGGAGGTGCAGATCCTCGCCGACACCCACGGCACGGTGTGGGCGCTCGGCACCCGCGACTGCTCCCTCCAGCGCCGCCACCAGAAGGTCATCGAGGAGGCGCCCGCGCCCGGCCTCACCGACGCCCTCACCGAGGAACTGCACGCGCTGGCCGTACGCGCCGCGCGCGCGGTGGACTACGTCGGCGCGGGCACCGTCGAGTTCCTCGTCGCCGACGGCCGCGCGCACTTCCTGGAGATGAACACCCGCCTCCAGGTCGAACACCCCGTCACCGAGGCCGTCTTCGGGCTCGACCTGGTCGCCGAGCAGATCCGGATCGCCGAGGGCCACGCCCTGCCCGCCGAACCGCCGCCCGCGCGCGGGCACGCCGTCGAGGCCCGCCTCTACGCCGAGGACCCCGCGACCGGCTGGACCCCGCAGACCGGCACCCTGCACCGCCTTGCCGTCCCCGCCGGCGTCCGCCTGGACACCGGCTACGGCGACGGCGACGAGATCGGCGTCCACTACGACCCGATGCTCGCCAAGATCGTCGCCCACGCGCCCACGCGCGCGGAGGCGGTCCGCCGGCTCGCCGGTGCGCTGGAACGGGCCACGCTGCACGGCCCGGTCACCAACCGCGACCTCCTCGTCCGCTCCCTGCGCCACGAGGAGTTCACCTCCGCCCGCATGAACACGGGCTTCTACGACCGCCATCTGCCGGAACTGACCACCCCGGCCCCCGACCCGGTCGCCGCCCTCGCCCCGCTCGCCGCCGCGCTGGCGGAGGCGAGCACCGGATCCCGCTTCGGGGGCTGGCGCAACCTGCCGTCCCAGCCGCAGCGCAAGCGCTACGCGGTCGCGGGCGAGGAGACCGAGGTCGCCTACGCGCACGGCCGGACCGGCCCGACCGCCGAGGGCGTCCAGGTCGTGCACGCCGACCCCGCCCTGGTCGTCCTGGAGACCGACGGCGTACGGCACCGCTTCGAGGTCGCCCGCTACGGCGACCAGGTCCACGTCAACGGCGTCACCCTCACCGCCCTGCCCCGCTTCCCCGACCCCGAGGCCCAGCGCGCCCCGGGCTCCCTGCTGGCCCCGATGCCCGGCACGGTCGTCAAGATCGCGGACGGCCTTGTCACCGGATCGGGTGTCCAGGCCGGTGAACCGATCGTCTGGCTCGAAGCGATGAAGATGCAACACGTCATTTCGGCCCCGGCGACAGGAACGCTCACGTCGTTGCCGGTCACAGAAGGCCAACAAGTACAGCTCGGAACTCTGCTGGCGGTAGTGCAAGCGCCTTAG
- a CDS encoding acyl-CoA carboxylase subunit beta, with amino-acid sequence MTVLPSALDPNGPDFRAHRDSMLAKLADLDAEHAKALAGGGEKYVDRHRARGKLLARERIELLLDPDTPFLELSPLAAWGSEYTVGASLVTGIGVVEGVECLITANDPTVRGGASNPWSLKKALRANDIALANRLPCISLVESGGADLPSQKEIFIPGGAIFRDLTRLSAAGIPTVAVVFGNSTAGGAYVPGMSDHVIMVKERAKVFLGGPPLVKMATGEESDDESLGGAEMHARVSGLADYFAVDERDALRQARRVVARLNHRKAYGDPGPAEPPKYDQEELLGIVPGDLRTPFDPREVIARIVDGSDFDEFKPLYGSSLATGWARLHGYPVGILANAQGVLFSAESQKAAQFIQLANQRDIPLLFLHNTTGYMVGKEYEQGGIIKHGAMMINAVSNSKVPHLSVLLGASYGAGHYGMCGRAYDPRFLFAWPSAKSAVMGPQQLAGVLSIVARQSAAARGLPYDEEGDAALRAMVEQQIESESLPMFLSGRLYDDGVIDPRDTRTVLGLCLSAVHTAPYEGARGGFGVFRM; translated from the coding sequence GTGACCGTCCTGCCGTCGGCGCTGGACCCCAACGGCCCCGACTTCCGCGCCCACCGCGACTCCATGCTCGCCAAGCTGGCCGATCTCGACGCCGAGCACGCCAAGGCGCTCGCGGGCGGCGGTGAGAAGTACGTCGACCGGCATCGCGCGCGGGGCAAGCTGCTCGCCCGCGAGCGCATCGAGCTGCTGCTCGACCCCGACACGCCGTTCCTTGAGCTGTCGCCGCTGGCGGCCTGGGGGAGCGAGTACACGGTCGGCGCCTCGCTCGTCACCGGGATCGGGGTCGTGGAGGGCGTGGAGTGCCTGATCACGGCCAACGACCCGACCGTGCGCGGCGGCGCCAGCAACCCCTGGTCGCTGAAGAAGGCCCTGCGCGCCAACGACATCGCGCTCGCCAACCGGCTGCCCTGCATCAGCCTGGTGGAGTCCGGCGGCGCCGATCTGCCCTCGCAGAAGGAGATCTTCATCCCGGGTGGGGCGATCTTCCGCGACCTCACCCGGCTGTCGGCGGCCGGGATCCCCACCGTCGCCGTCGTCTTCGGCAACTCCACGGCCGGTGGCGCGTACGTCCCCGGCATGTCCGACCACGTGATCATGGTCAAGGAGCGGGCCAAGGTGTTCCTCGGCGGCCCGCCGCTGGTGAAGATGGCCACCGGTGAGGAGAGCGACGACGAGTCCCTCGGCGGTGCGGAGATGCACGCGCGTGTGTCGGGTCTCGCCGACTACTTCGCTGTCGACGAGCGCGACGCGCTGCGGCAGGCCCGGCGGGTGGTCGCCCGGCTCAACCACCGCAAGGCGTACGGCGATCCGGGCCCGGCCGAACCGCCCAAGTATGACCAGGAGGAGCTGCTCGGGATCGTCCCCGGGGACCTCAGGACGCCGTTCGACCCGCGTGAGGTGATCGCCCGGATTGTCGACGGCTCCGACTTCGACGAGTTCAAACCGCTGTACGGCAGCAGCCTGGCCACCGGCTGGGCGCGCCTGCACGGCTACCCGGTCGGCATCCTCGCCAACGCCCAGGGCGTGCTGTTCAGCGCGGAGTCCCAGAAGGCCGCCCAGTTCATCCAGTTGGCCAACCAGCGCGACATCCCGCTGCTCTTCCTGCACAACACCACCGGCTACATGGTCGGCAAGGAGTACGAACAGGGCGGCATCATCAAGCACGGCGCGATGATGATCAACGCGGTCTCCAACTCGAAGGTCCCGCACCTGTCCGTCCTGCTCGGCGCCTCCTACGGCGCCGGTCACTACGGCATGTGCGGGCGGGCCTACGACCCGCGCTTCCTGTTCGCCTGGCCGAGCGCCAAGTCGGCCGTCATGGGCCCGCAGCAGCTCGCCGGCGTCCTGTCGATCGTCGCCCGCCAGTCGGCGGCCGCGCGCGGGCTGCCGTACGACGAGGAGGGCGACGCGGCGCTGCGCGCGATGGTCGAGCAGCAGATCGAGTCCGAGTCGCTGCCGATGTTCCTGTCCGGGCGGCTCTACGACGACGGTGTGATCGACCCGCGTGACACCCGCACCGTCCTCGGCCTGTGTCTGTCGGCTGTCCACACGGCGCCGTACGAGGGTGCGCGCGGCGGCTTCGGCGTCTTCCGGATGTGA
- a CDS encoding acyclic terpene utilization AtuA family protein yields the protein MTAAPLRIGNFSGFYGDRADALREMLTGGELDVLTGDYLAELTMLILGRDRLKDPSAGYARTFLRQLEDTLGLAHERGVRIVTNAGGLNPAGLADAVSALADRLGIPVRVAHVEGDDLGSRYPGSLTAHAYLGGFGIAACLREGADVVVTGRVTDAALVTGPAVAHFGWARTDHDRLAGAVVAGHVLECGTQATGGNYAFFRDGDVRRPGFPLAELHSDGSSVITKHPGTGGFVDVGTVTAQLLYETGGARYAGPDVTARLDTVRLTPDGPDRVRIDGVRGEAPPPDLKVGRTRLGGFRNEVTFVLTGLDVAEKAALVQAQMTEAFAKSKPQDVTWDLVRTDRADAGTEETASALLRLVVRDPEQAVVGRALTGAAIELALASYPGFHVLAPPGKPSPYGVFEAAYVPQGEVAHTAVLPDGRRLPVAPVDETRALDAVAEPPLPEPPPAGRPVRRAPLGLVAGARSGDKGGDANVGVWVRTDEAWRWLAHTLTVDLFQQLLPESADLPVTRHALPHLRALNFVVEGILGAGVASQHRFDPQAKALGEWLRSRHLDIPEDLL from the coding sequence ATGACCGCCGCTCCCCTCCGCATCGGCAACTTCTCCGGCTTCTACGGCGACCGCGCCGACGCACTCCGCGAGATGCTCACCGGCGGCGAACTCGACGTCCTCACCGGCGACTACCTCGCCGAACTCACCATGCTCATCCTCGGCCGGGACCGCCTCAAGGACCCCTCCGCCGGGTACGCCCGCACCTTCCTGCGCCAGTTGGAGGACACCCTCGGCCTCGCCCACGAGCGCGGCGTGCGGATCGTCACCAACGCGGGCGGGCTCAACCCGGCCGGACTCGCCGACGCCGTAAGCGCGTTGGCCGACCGGCTTGGGATCCCCGTACGCGTCGCGCACGTCGAGGGCGACGACCTCGGCTCCCGGTATCCCGGCAGCCTCACCGCCCACGCCTACCTCGGCGGCTTCGGCATCGCCGCCTGTCTGCGCGAGGGCGCGGACGTCGTCGTCACCGGACGCGTGACCGACGCGGCCCTCGTCACCGGTCCCGCCGTCGCCCACTTCGGCTGGGCCCGCACCGACCACGACCGGCTCGCCGGGGCCGTCGTCGCCGGGCATGTCCTGGAGTGCGGCACCCAGGCCACCGGCGGCAACTACGCCTTCTTCCGTGACGGAGACGTCCGCCGCCCCGGCTTCCCGCTCGCCGAACTCCACTCGGACGGCAGCAGCGTCATCACCAAGCACCCCGGCACCGGCGGCTTCGTGGACGTCGGCACGGTCACCGCCCAGCTCCTGTACGAGACCGGCGGCGCCCGGTACGCGGGACCTGACGTCACCGCCCGTCTGGACACCGTACGGCTCACCCCGGACGGGCCCGACCGGGTCCGTATCGACGGCGTGCGCGGCGAGGCACCGCCCCCGGACCTCAAGGTCGGCCGCACCCGGCTCGGCGGCTTCCGCAACGAGGTCACCTTCGTCCTCACCGGCCTCGACGTGGCGGAGAAAGCCGCGTTGGTGCAGGCGCAGATGACGGAAGCCTTCGCCAAGTCCAAGCCCCAAGACGTCACTTGGGATCTCGTCCGCACCGACCGGGCCGACGCCGGTACCGAGGAGACCGCCAGCGCGCTGCTGCGACTCGTCGTCCGTGATCCCGAACAAGCTGTCGTGGGGCGGGCGTTGACCGGTGCCGCCATCGAACTGGCCCTCGCCAGTTACCCCGGCTTCCACGTCCTCGCCCCACCCGGGAAGCCTTCCCCCTACGGCGTGTTCGAGGCCGCCTACGTGCCGCAGGGCGAGGTCGCGCACACCGCCGTGCTGCCCGACGGGCGCCGTCTGCCCGTCGCCCCGGTGGACGAGACCCGCGCCCTGGACGCCGTAGCCGAACCGCCCCTTCCCGAACCGCCGCCCGCCGGACGGCCGGTGCGGCGCGCGCCCCTCGGGCTGGTCGCCGGGGCCCGCAGCGGTGACAAGGGCGGGGACGCGAACGTCGGGGTGTGGGTGCGGACCGACGAGGCGTGGCGGTGGCTCGCGCACACCCTCACCGTCGACCTCTTCCAGCAGCTTCTCCCCGAGAGCGCCGACCTGCCCGTCACCCGCCACGCACTACCCCACCTGCGCGCCCTCAACTTCGTCGTCGAGGGCATCCTCGGCGCCGGTGTCGCCTCACAGCACCGTTTCGACCCGCAGGCCAAGGCCCTGGGCGAATGGCTGCGCTCCCGTCACCTGGACATCCCGGAGGACCTGCTGTGA
- a CDS encoding TIGR03084 family metal-binding protein, whose product MADPTPVIDDLRAESDALDALVAELGPEEWARETPAPGWTVAHQIAHLAWTDHSALLAVTDVDAFHALVEKALTAPGSFVDEGAEEGARQPVAELLSGWREGRAALDGALRAAPDGARFPWYGPPMSCASMATARLMETWAHGLDVADALGVTVAPTDRIRHIVRLGVRTRDFAHIVHDLAPPMEEFRIELTSPSGESWTFGPEDAVDRVTGTALDFCLLVTQRAHRSDLALTATGADADRWLDIAQAFAGPPGAGRAPKGGDDA is encoded by the coding sequence ATGGCCGACCCGACGCCCGTCATCGATGATCTGCGTGCCGAGAGTGACGCCCTGGACGCCCTCGTGGCTGAGCTGGGGCCGGAGGAGTGGGCCCGGGAGACGCCCGCGCCCGGATGGACCGTCGCTCACCAGATCGCGCATCTCGCCTGGACCGACCACTCCGCGCTGCTCGCCGTCACCGACGTGGACGCCTTCCACGCGCTGGTGGAGAAGGCGCTCACCGCCCCCGGCTCCTTCGTGGACGAGGGTGCCGAGGAGGGGGCACGGCAGCCCGTCGCCGAACTGCTCAGCGGCTGGCGGGAAGGGCGCGCCGCGCTCGACGGCGCCCTGCGCGCCGCCCCCGACGGCGCCAGATTCCCCTGGTACGGGCCGCCCATGTCCTGCGCCTCCATGGCCACCGCCCGTTTGATGGAGACCTGGGCGCATGGGCTCGACGTCGCCGACGCCCTCGGGGTCACCGTCGCCCCCACCGACCGCATCCGGCACATCGTCCGACTCGGCGTCCGCACCCGCGACTTCGCCCACATCGTGCACGACCTCGCCCCGCCGATGGAGGAGTTCCGGATCGAACTCACCTCGCCCAGTGGTGAGTCGTGGACCTTCGGGCCCGAGGACGCCGTCGACCGCGTCACCGGCACCGCCCTCGACTTCTGCCTCCTCGTCACCCAGCGTGCCCACCGCTCCGACCTCGCCCTCACCGCCACCGGCGCGGACGCGGACCGCTGGCTGGACATCGCCCAGGCGTTCGCGGGCCCGCCCGGCGCCGGCCGCGCGCCCAAGGGAGGCGACGACGCATGA
- a CDS encoding EamA family transporter has translation MTVPDTAPVSASVSASAATLPETGRRGSLGPVGLVLAGGISVQFGGALAVTLMPRAGALGVVALRLLVAAVILLVVCRPRVRGHSRTDWGTVIVFGITMAAMNGLFYQSVDRIPLGTAVTLEVLGPLALSVAVSRRAVNLIWAGLALAGVFLLGGGGGFGSLDPLGVAFALSAGGMWAAYIVFSARTGRRFPQADGLALAMAIGALLFLPLGIAESGTKLLDPVTLGLGAAVAVLSSVLPYTLELLALRRLPASTFAIMMSLEPAIAATAGFFILNQALTATEAAAIALVIAASMGAVRTQVGRRAPKITS, from the coding sequence GTGACCGTCCCCGACACCGCGCCCGTCTCCGCCTCCGTCTCCGCTTCTGCGGCGACCCTCCCCGAGACCGGCCGCCGGGGTTCCCTCGGTCCCGTCGGCCTGGTGCTCGCGGGCGGGATCTCCGTGCAGTTCGGCGGCGCGCTGGCCGTGACGCTGATGCCGCGCGCGGGCGCGCTCGGGGTGGTGGCGCTGCGGCTGCTGGTCGCGGCGGTGATCCTGCTGGTCGTCTGCCGGCCCCGGGTGCGCGGGCACTCCCGCACCGACTGGGGCACGGTGATCGTCTTCGGGATCACCATGGCCGCGATGAACGGCCTCTTCTACCAGTCCGTGGACCGCATCCCGCTGGGTACGGCGGTCACCCTGGAGGTGCTGGGCCCGCTGGCCCTGTCGGTCGCGGTCTCGCGCCGAGCGGTGAACCTGATCTGGGCGGGCCTGGCGCTGGCCGGTGTCTTCCTGCTGGGCGGCGGCGGAGGCTTCGGCAGCCTGGACCCCCTGGGCGTGGCGTTCGCGCTGTCGGCGGGCGGGATGTGGGCGGCGTACATCGTCTTCAGCGCGCGTACGGGACGCCGTTTCCCGCAGGCCGACGGGCTCGCCCTCGCCATGGCGATCGGCGCGCTGCTCTTCCTGCCGCTGGGCATCGCGGAATCCGGCACGAAGCTGCTCGACCCGGTGACGCTGGGCCTCGGCGCGGCGGTGGCGGTCCTGTCCTCGGTCCTCCCCTACACCCTCGAACTCCTGGCCCTGCGCCGCCTCCCCGCCTCCACCTTCGCCATCATGATGAGCCTCGAACCGGCCATCGCGGCCACGGCCGGCTTCTTCATCCTGAACCAGGCCCTGACGGCGACGGAGGCGGCGGCGATCGCCTTGGTCATCGCGGCGAGCATGGGCGCGGTCAGGACCCAGGTGGGACGCCGAGCCCCCAAAATCACCTCTTGA
- a CDS encoding lipid II:glycine glycyltransferase FemX, which produces MRLRVQPITRDEHLAFVAARPSVSHMQIPAWGDVKPDWRAESLGWFDERGEVVGVGLVLLRPLPKLQRYLAYLPEGPVVDWSAPDLVERWLDPMLAHLRARGAFSVKMGPPVVVRRWSADAVKAAVADPDARRLGDAEPTSVEPGAPAVAERLRGAGWRQAEAGGEDGFAAGQPRYVFQVPFAGRSLEEIQGGLNQQWRRNIKKSEKAGVKVVRGGPEDLPTFHALYVETAERDRFVPRPLPYFQRMWTALNAEHPDRMRLYLAHHDGEVLAAATMLTVGEHVWYSYGASTARRREVQPNNAMQWRMMCDAHELGAAVYDLRGITDTLEESNHLLGLLRFKAGTGGEAVEYLGEWDFPLNRLLHRAFVLYLSYRDRGVMGSHS; this is translated from the coding sequence ATGCGTCTGCGTGTCCAGCCCATCACCCGTGACGAGCACCTGGCGTTCGTCGCGGCCCGCCCTTCCGTCAGCCATATGCAGATCCCCGCGTGGGGTGACGTGAAGCCGGACTGGCGGGCGGAGAGCCTGGGCTGGTTCGACGAGCGCGGGGAGGTGGTGGGCGTGGGGCTGGTGCTGCTGCGGCCGCTGCCGAAGCTGCAGAGGTATCTGGCCTATCTGCCCGAGGGGCCGGTCGTGGACTGGTCCGCGCCCGATCTGGTGGAACGCTGGCTGGACCCGATGCTGGCGCATCTGCGGGCGCGGGGCGCGTTCTCGGTGAAGATGGGCCCGCCCGTCGTCGTACGGCGCTGGAGTGCCGACGCCGTCAAGGCGGCCGTGGCCGACCCGGACGCGCGTCGGCTGGGGGACGCGGAGCCGACCTCGGTGGAGCCCGGCGCCCCGGCCGTCGCCGAGCGGCTGCGCGGGGCCGGCTGGCGGCAGGCCGAGGCGGGCGGCGAGGACGGCTTCGCGGCGGGGCAGCCGCGGTACGTCTTCCAGGTGCCGTTCGCCGGGCGGTCGCTGGAGGAGATCCAGGGCGGACTGAACCAGCAGTGGCGGCGCAACATCAAGAAGTCCGAGAAGGCCGGGGTGAAGGTGGTCCGGGGCGGGCCGGAGGATCTGCCGACGTTCCACGCGCTCTACGTCGAGACCGCCGAGCGGGACCGGTTCGTCCCGCGTCCGCTGCCCTACTTCCAGCGCATGTGGACCGCGCTGAACGCCGAGCACCCCGACCGTATGCGGCTCTACCTCGCCCATCACGACGGCGAGGTCCTCGCGGCGGCGACGATGCTGACGGTCGGCGAGCACGTCTGGTACTCCTACGGCGCCTCCACCGCCCGCAGGCGCGAGGTGCAGCCGAACAACGCGATGCAGTGGCGCATGATGTGCGACGCGCACGAGCTGGGCGCCGCCGTCTACGACCTGCGGGGCATCACCGACACCCTGGAGGAGTCCAACCACCTGCTCGGTCTGCTCCGCTTCAAGGCGGGCACGGGCGGGGAGGCGGTGGAGTACCTGGGGGAGTGGGACTTCCCGCTGAACCGGCTGCTGCACCGCGCGTTCGTTCTGTATCTCAGTTACCGAGACAGAGGTGTAATGGGTTCACACTCCTGA